From one Populus alba chromosome 17, ASM523922v2, whole genome shotgun sequence genomic stretch:
- the LOC118060433 gene encoding rust resistance kinase Lr10 isoform X3 translates to MEGHSYVMVGAGLLEVPDLCLINLIYFLPPSLLRENKADMSYTYVHDILVNGFELSWFSFCCDSVKEHRCSYLDEATADKNSCGYSFYSNIMDDPIRVVTEFLADEVLTKLGRKTWFLQDIWLTFDQDKGKRYLEFGLVTKNGHYMTGTISSNLLSILTILLITLLLLIGIYRALLFLSGFSCLVILLIYKWRRRNLSMYDNIEKFLQSHDNDLMPIRYSYSEIKKITARFRHKLGEGGFGLVYKGKLRSGRFAAVKVLGKSKANGEDFINEVATIGRIHHVNVVQLIGFTVEGSKRALIYEFMPNGSLEKYIFSKQGSIPLSNERIYEISLGVARGIEYLHQGCEMQILHFDIKPHNILLNEKFVPKISDFGLAKLYPTSNNTVPLTAARGTIGYMAPELFYKNIGGVSYKADVYSFGMLLMDMVGRRKNLNALANHSSQIYFPSWVYDQVSAGKDIEIQENATEYEKKTTKKIIIVALWCIQLKPSDRPSMHKVVEMLEADVESLQMPPRPFLTLQHIPEDDDKDNPTKLSDPPNDCIDSSYQVGR, encoded by the exons ATGGAAGGTCATTCCTATGTCATGGTTGGTGCCGGCTTGCTGGAGGTGCCGGACTTATGcctcataaatttgatttattttttgcctCCATCTCTTCTGCGGGAAAACAAAGCCGATATGTCGTATACATATGTCCATGATATTTTGGTGAATGGGTTCGAGCTTTCATGGTTCTCCTTCTGCTGTGATTCTGTCAAAGAGCACCGCTGCAGTTATCTCGATGAAGCCACCGCCGACAAGAACAGTTGTGGATATTCATTTTACT cCAACATCATGGATGATCCGATCAGAGTTGTAACAG AATTTCTGGCTGATGAGGTACTCACAAAACTTG GGCGAAAAACCTGGTTTTTACAAG ATATCTGGCTGACATTTGATCAAGACAAGG GAAAACGGTATCTGGAATTCGGCTTGGTCACAA AAAATGGTCATTACATGACGGGCACCATCTCTTCAAATTTACTAAGCATTCTCACAATTTTGCTCATTACGTTACTTCTCCTTATTG GGATATATCGTGCACTTTTATTCCTTTCTGGGTTTTCATGTCTCGTAATTTTACTGATCTACaaatggagaagaagaaatttatcaATGTATGACAATATTGAAAAATTCTTGCAAAGCCATGATAATGATCTCATGCCCATAAGATACTCATATTCAGAGATTAAGAAGATAACAGCCAGATTTAGACACAAGTTGGGTGAAGGAGGCTTTGGCTTGGTATATAAAGGAAAGCTTCGTAGTGGTCGTTTTGCAGCAGTTAAAGTATTGGGCAAGTCAAAAGCCAATGGAGAAGATTTTATCAATGAAGTTGCCACAATTGGAAGAATCCACCATGTCAATGTCGTGCAACTCATAGGCTTCACAGTTGAGGGATCGAAACGTGCTCTTATATATGAGTTTATGCCTAATGGGTCTcttgaaaagtatattttttccAAGCAAGGTAGCATCCCACTAAGCAATGAGAGAATATATGAGATTTCTCTTGGGGTGGCTCGTGGTATTGAATATCTACATCAAGGTTGTGAAATGCAAATTTTGCATTTTGATATCAAGCCGCACAACATTTTGCTTAATGAAAAATTTGTTCcaaaaatatcagattttggACTGGCAAAATTATACCCAACATCGAATAACACTGTGCCCCTCACTGCCGCCAGAGGAACGATAGGATACATGGCTCCtgaactattttataaaaatattggagGTGTCTCTTACAAAGCAGATGTCTATAGTTTTGGGATGTTATTGATGGACATGGTAGGAAGAAGGAAGAACTTGAATGCATTGGCAAATCATTCAAGCCAAATTTACTTTCCTTCATGGGTTTATGACCAGGTTAGTGCAGGCAAGGACAtagaaatacaagaaaatgCCACAGAATATGAGAAGAAAACTACAAAGAAGATAATTATTGTGGCATTGTGGTGTATACAGCTGAAACCTAGTGATCGTCCCTCAATGCATAAAGTTGTAGAGATGCTTGAGGCAGATGTTGAATCCTTACAAATGCCTCCTAGGCCTTTTCTCACCCTACAACATATAccagaagatgatgataaggataATCCAACAAAGTTATCAGATCCACCAAATGATTGTATTGACTCTTCATATCAAGTTGGTCGTTAA
- the LOC118060433 gene encoding LEAF RUST 10 DISEASE-RESISTANCEUS RECEPTOR-LIKE PROTEIN KINASE-like 2.7 isoform X1, whose amino-acid sequence MTALLLLVAISVILKTDPKGCGNQNFELDCENNVRPTLILNKVKYYVQAIRYSDFTIRLVDAAVQKDDCFSLPHQIVDYHPYKFFSSVVDFPKLIFITCENQIPSPPDYILDTSSCTNGNSTAYNSTFSSSVSSPRYINMEGHSYVMVGAGLLEVPDLCLINLIYFLPPSLLRENKADMSYTYVHDILVNGFELSWFSFCCDSVKEHRCSYLDEATADKNSCGYSFYSNIMDDPIRVVTEFLADEVLTKLGRKTWFLQDIWLTFDQDKGKRYLEFGLVTKNGHYMTGTISSNLLSILTILLITLLLLIGIYRALLFLSGFSCLVILLIYKWRRRNLSMYDNIEKFLQSHDNDLMPIRYSYSEIKKITARFRHKLGEGGFGLVYKGKLRSGRFAAVKVLGKSKANGEDFINEVATIGRIHHVNVVQLIGFTVEGSKRALIYEFMPNGSLEKYIFSKQGSIPLSNERIYEISLGVARGIEYLHQGCEMQILHFDIKPHNILLNEKFVPKISDFGLAKLYPTSNNTVPLTAARGTIGYMAPELFYKNIGGVSYKADVYSFGMLLMDMVGRRKNLNALANHSSQIYFPSWVYDQVSAGKDIEIQENATEYEKKTTKKIIIVALWCIQLKPSDRPSMHKVVEMLEADVESLQMPPRPFLTLQHIPEDDDKDNPTKLSDPPNDCIDSSYQVGR is encoded by the exons ATGACTGCGCTCCTTCTTCTTGTGGCAATATCCGTAATATTAAAAACCGATCCCAAAGGCTGTGGCAACCAAAATTTTGAACTTGATTGTGAAAACAACGTTCGTCCAACTTTAATCTTGAACAAGGTAAAGTATTATGTTCAGGCAATCAGGTACAGTGACTTCACAATTCGACTTGTGGATGCTGCTGTTCAGAAGGATGATTGCTTCTCCCTTCCTCATCAAATTGTGGATTATCATCCATATAAGTTCTTTAGCTCAGTCGTCGACTTCCCTAAGTTGATTTTTATAACTTGTGAGAATCAAATACCGAGTCCTCCAGATTATATTTTGGATACCAGTTCTTGCACAAATGGCAATTCGACTGCATATAATTCTACCTTTTCTAGCAGTGTTTCTTCTCCCAGATACATCAACATGGAAGGTCATTCCTATGTCATGGTTGGTGCCGGCTTGCTGGAGGTGCCGGACTTATGcctcataaatttgatttattttttgcctCCATCTCTTCTGCGGGAAAACAAAGCCGATATGTCGTATACATATGTCCATGATATTTTGGTGAATGGGTTCGAGCTTTCATGGTTCTCCTTCTGCTGTGATTCTGTCAAAGAGCACCGCTGCAGTTATCTCGATGAAGCCACCGCCGACAAGAACAGTTGTGGATATTCATTTTACT cCAACATCATGGATGATCCGATCAGAGTTGTAACAG AATTTCTGGCTGATGAGGTACTCACAAAACTTG GGCGAAAAACCTGGTTTTTACAAG ATATCTGGCTGACATTTGATCAAGACAAGG GAAAACGGTATCTGGAATTCGGCTTGGTCACAA AAAATGGTCATTACATGACGGGCACCATCTCTTCAAATTTACTAAGCATTCTCACAATTTTGCTCATTACGTTACTTCTCCTTATTG GGATATATCGTGCACTTTTATTCCTTTCTGGGTTTTCATGTCTCGTAATTTTACTGATCTACaaatggagaagaagaaatttatcaATGTATGACAATATTGAAAAATTCTTGCAAAGCCATGATAATGATCTCATGCCCATAAGATACTCATATTCAGAGATTAAGAAGATAACAGCCAGATTTAGACACAAGTTGGGTGAAGGAGGCTTTGGCTTGGTATATAAAGGAAAGCTTCGTAGTGGTCGTTTTGCAGCAGTTAAAGTATTGGGCAAGTCAAAAGCCAATGGAGAAGATTTTATCAATGAAGTTGCCACAATTGGAAGAATCCACCATGTCAATGTCGTGCAACTCATAGGCTTCACAGTTGAGGGATCGAAACGTGCTCTTATATATGAGTTTATGCCTAATGGGTCTcttgaaaagtatattttttccAAGCAAGGTAGCATCCCACTAAGCAATGAGAGAATATATGAGATTTCTCTTGGGGTGGCTCGTGGTATTGAATATCTACATCAAGGTTGTGAAATGCAAATTTTGCATTTTGATATCAAGCCGCACAACATTTTGCTTAATGAAAAATTTGTTCcaaaaatatcagattttggACTGGCAAAATTATACCCAACATCGAATAACACTGTGCCCCTCACTGCCGCCAGAGGAACGATAGGATACATGGCTCCtgaactattttataaaaatattggagGTGTCTCTTACAAAGCAGATGTCTATAGTTTTGGGATGTTATTGATGGACATGGTAGGAAGAAGGAAGAACTTGAATGCATTGGCAAATCATTCAAGCCAAATTTACTTTCCTTCATGGGTTTATGACCAGGTTAGTGCAGGCAAGGACAtagaaatacaagaaaatgCCACAGAATATGAGAAGAAAACTACAAAGAAGATAATTATTGTGGCATTGTGGTGTATACAGCTGAAACCTAGTGATCGTCCCTCAATGCATAAAGTTGTAGAGATGCTTGAGGCAGATGTTGAATCCTTACAAATGCCTCCTAGGCCTTTTCTCACCCTACAACATATAccagaagatgatgataaggataATCCAACAAAGTTATCAGATCCACCAAATGATTGTATTGACTCTTCATATCAAGTTGGTCGTTAA
- the LOC118060433 gene encoding LEAF RUST 10 DISEASE-RESISTANCEUS RECEPTOR-LIKE PROTEIN KINASE-like 2.5 isoform X2, with product MTALLLLVAISVILKTDPKGCGNQNFELDCENNVRPTLILNKVKYYVQAIRYSDFTIRLVDAAVQKDDCFSLPHQIVDYHPYKFFSSVVDFPKLIFITCENQIPSPPDYILDTSSCTNGNSTAYNSTFSSSVSSPRYINMEGHSYVMVGAGLLEVPDLCLINLIYFLPPSLLRENKADMSYTYVHDILVNGFELSWFSFCCDSVKEHRCSYLDEATADKNSCGYSFYSNIMDDPIRVVTEFLADEVLTKLGRKTWFLQDIWLTFDQDKGKRYLEFGLVTKNGHYMTGTISSNLLSILTILLITLLLLIEIKKITARFRHKLGEGGFGLVYKGKLRSGRFAAVKVLGKSKANGEDFINEVATIGRIHHVNVVQLIGFTVEGSKRALIYEFMPNGSLEKYIFSKQGSIPLSNERIYEISLGVARGIEYLHQGCEMQILHFDIKPHNILLNEKFVPKISDFGLAKLYPTSNNTVPLTAARGTIGYMAPELFYKNIGGVSYKADVYSFGMLLMDMVGRRKNLNALANHSSQIYFPSWVYDQVSAGKDIEIQENATEYEKKTTKKIIIVALWCIQLKPSDRPSMHKVVEMLEADVESLQMPPRPFLTLQHIPEDDDKDNPTKLSDPPNDCIDSSYQVGR from the exons ATGACTGCGCTCCTTCTTCTTGTGGCAATATCCGTAATATTAAAAACCGATCCCAAAGGCTGTGGCAACCAAAATTTTGAACTTGATTGTGAAAACAACGTTCGTCCAACTTTAATCTTGAACAAGGTAAAGTATTATGTTCAGGCAATCAGGTACAGTGACTTCACAATTCGACTTGTGGATGCTGCTGTTCAGAAGGATGATTGCTTCTCCCTTCCTCATCAAATTGTGGATTATCATCCATATAAGTTCTTTAGCTCAGTCGTCGACTTCCCTAAGTTGATTTTTATAACTTGTGAGAATCAAATACCGAGTCCTCCAGATTATATTTTGGATACCAGTTCTTGCACAAATGGCAATTCGACTGCATATAATTCTACCTTTTCTAGCAGTGTTTCTTCTCCCAGATACATCAACATGGAAGGTCATTCCTATGTCATGGTTGGTGCCGGCTTGCTGGAGGTGCCGGACTTATGcctcataaatttgatttattttttgcctCCATCTCTTCTGCGGGAAAACAAAGCCGATATGTCGTATACATATGTCCATGATATTTTGGTGAATGGGTTCGAGCTTTCATGGTTCTCCTTCTGCTGTGATTCTGTCAAAGAGCACCGCTGCAGTTATCTCGATGAAGCCACCGCCGACAAGAACAGTTGTGGATATTCATTTTACT cCAACATCATGGATGATCCGATCAGAGTTGTAACAG AATTTCTGGCTGATGAGGTACTCACAAAACTTG GGCGAAAAACCTGGTTTTTACAAG ATATCTGGCTGACATTTGATCAAGACAAGG GAAAACGGTATCTGGAATTCGGCTTGGTCACAA AAAATGGTCATTACATGACGGGCACCATCTCTTCAAATTTACTAAGCATTCTCACAATTTTGCTCATTACGTTACTTCTCCTTATTG AGATTAAGAAGATAACAGCCAGATTTAGACACAAGTTGGGTGAAGGAGGCTTTGGCTTGGTATATAAAGGAAAGCTTCGTAGTGGTCGTTTTGCAGCAGTTAAAGTATTGGGCAAGTCAAAAGCCAATGGAGAAGATTTTATCAATGAAGTTGCCACAATTGGAAGAATCCACCATGTCAATGTCGTGCAACTCATAGGCTTCACAGTTGAGGGATCGAAACGTGCTCTTATATATGAGTTTATGCCTAATGGGTCTcttgaaaagtatattttttccAAGCAAGGTAGCATCCCACTAAGCAATGAGAGAATATATGAGATTTCTCTTGGGGTGGCTCGTGGTATTGAATATCTACATCAAGGTTGTGAAATGCAAATTTTGCATTTTGATATCAAGCCGCACAACATTTTGCTTAATGAAAAATTTGTTCcaaaaatatcagattttggACTGGCAAAATTATACCCAACATCGAATAACACTGTGCCCCTCACTGCCGCCAGAGGAACGATAGGATACATGGCTCCtgaactattttataaaaatattggagGTGTCTCTTACAAAGCAGATGTCTATAGTTTTGGGATGTTATTGATGGACATGGTAGGAAGAAGGAAGAACTTGAATGCATTGGCAAATCATTCAAGCCAAATTTACTTTCCTTCATGGGTTTATGACCAGGTTAGTGCAGGCAAGGACAtagaaatacaagaaaatgCCACAGAATATGAGAAGAAAACTACAAAGAAGATAATTATTGTGGCATTGTGGTGTATACAGCTGAAACCTAGTGATCGTCCCTCAATGCATAAAGTTGTAGAGATGCTTGAGGCAGATGTTGAATCCTTACAAATGCCTCCTAGGCCTTTTCTCACCCTACAACATATAccagaagatgatgataaggataATCCAACAAAGTTATCAGATCCACCAAATGATTGTATTGACTCTTCATATCAAGTTGGTCGTTAA